A stretch of the Methylacidiphilum caldifontis genome encodes the following:
- a CDS encoding cbb3-type cytochrome c oxidase subunit I, whose amino-acid sequence MKTTLTAYSVVQHPLHFDLCEIDRKLILGMILVGFGSLALGVFLGLLQAFNYAGVGLYQFFPGLKSYYHGLTLHGVLNGFVFPFAASNGFLSLTTIRGLGLRMPPFLLFLSLFSLIVGTGLSFYGILFGNSAVLYTFYVPMRAHWSFYVGIAFLVISTWAISLAQLVTLRKWKKEHPTDRIPLLAYASILTYIMWDISSIGAAVEDLFLLLPWSLNLLPGSDATLTRTLFWFTGHPIVYFWLLPVYVSWYFCLPAQVGAKLYSDLMVRSVFVAFLILVPVGFHHQYADPGIGLFYKWAAAVLTFGIAFPSLVTAFSVVYSLEMGGLSRGGKGIFGWVKQLPWKDPSVCAQILAGLAFLPGGMTGIMHASVNMDLLLHNTSFLPGHFHLTVGAAVALSLVGIAYWLVPYLTGKKLWGRSVARWQPWIYFFGVLIFSSGQMSGGVLGMPRRTALALIPYEPLAGWKISGTLTAIGGSLMFLSFLIFFFVMIMTILFGLKERQADMPIAQLIHGPSLKGSQLIFDKISYWVLLCFALIALLYGPFLITHLPPKLICQPFQGF is encoded by the coding sequence ATGAAAACAACACTCACTGCTTATTCAGTCGTTCAACACCCATTACATTTTGATCTTTGTGAAATCGATCGAAAGTTGATTTTGGGGATGATTCTAGTTGGATTTGGTTCTCTAGCTTTAGGGGTATTTTTAGGGCTTCTCCAGGCTTTTAATTATGCGGGTGTAGGGCTCTATCAATTCTTTCCGGGTTTAAAAAGTTATTATCATGGATTGACTTTGCATGGAGTACTCAACGGTTTTGTTTTTCCCTTTGCAGCCTCAAACGGGTTTTTATCCCTGACCACTATTCGTGGCTTGGGTTTAAGAATGCCACCATTTCTTCTTTTTTTAAGCCTTTTCAGCCTTATTGTAGGTACAGGGCTTTCTTTTTACGGCATACTTTTTGGCAACTCAGCAGTTCTCTACACCTTTTATGTCCCGATGAGGGCACATTGGAGTTTTTATGTAGGAATAGCTTTTTTAGTTATTAGTACATGGGCTATTTCTTTGGCACAGCTTGTTACTTTAAGAAAGTGGAAAAAGGAGCATCCCACGGATCGTATTCCTCTCCTTGCCTATGCTTCTATTTTGACTTATATCATGTGGGATATCTCTTCAATAGGGGCAGCAGTTGAAGATCTCTTTTTGTTGCTACCTTGGTCTTTAAACCTTCTTCCAGGATCAGATGCCACGCTCACAAGGACTTTATTTTGGTTTACAGGACATCCAATAGTCTATTTCTGGCTTTTACCTGTTTATGTTTCCTGGTATTTCTGTTTACCCGCGCAAGTGGGAGCAAAATTATACAGTGATCTGATGGTTCGCAGTGTATTTGTAGCATTTTTAATCCTCGTTCCTGTTGGCTTCCATCATCAATATGCTGATCCAGGAATCGGGTTGTTCTACAAATGGGCCGCTGCAGTGTTGACGTTTGGTATTGCTTTTCCAAGCCTAGTCACAGCTTTTTCTGTTGTTTATAGCCTCGAAATGGGAGGCTTATCTCGAGGAGGAAAAGGGATTTTTGGATGGGTCAAACAGTTACCATGGAAGGATCCTTCGGTTTGTGCTCAAATTTTAGCTGGGTTAGCCTTTCTTCCTGGAGGAATGACTGGAATCATGCATGCGAGTGTCAACATGGATTTATTGCTCCATAATACTTCTTTTTTGCCTGGGCATTTCCACTTAACAGTGGGAGCGGCTGTGGCTCTTTCACTTGTAGGAATTGCTTACTGGCTTGTTCCCTATCTGACAGGAAAAAAACTCTGGGGCCGTTCTGTTGCACGATGGCAGCCATGGATCTATTTTTTTGGTGTCCTTATTTTTTCATCTGGACAAATGAGTGGAGGTGTTCTAGGGATGCCTAGACGCACGGCTCTTGCACTCATTCCCTACGAACCTCTTGCTGGTTGGAAAATATCAGGAACCTTAACGGCCATTGGAGGAAGTCTTATGTTTTTGAGTTTCCTGATTTTTTTCTTCGTAATGATTATGACTATTCTGTTTGGATTAAAAGAAAGACAGGCGGATATGCCTATTGCACAACTGATACATGGTCCATCTTTAAAGGGATCACAGCTTATTTTTGATAAGATCAGCTACTGGGTATTGCTTTGTTTTGCTCTTATTGCTTTACTTTATGGCCCTTTTTTGATTACCCATTTGCCTCCCAAACTCATTTGCCAACCCTTCCAAGGGTTTTGA
- a CDS encoding cytochrome c oxidase subunit II has translation MDKLERIYLWIATVMLGIFMMAIIYSTLVLSIRIPSDKGKIIVKPGESLVQSVFQTPPFDHPGLYKRGEKEYELVIVGQAWAFNPADIEIPLNSTVRIKATSLDLQHGFYIASTPVNIMLIPGEITVFEYKFKKAGSYRIICNEYCGMLHHAMTGTITVK, from the coding sequence ATGGACAAGCTCGAAAGAATTTATCTTTGGATCGCGACGGTCATGTTAGGCATTTTTATGATGGCCATCATCTATTCAACGCTCGTCTTATCGATTCGAATCCCTTCCGATAAAGGAAAAATTATTGTCAAACCTGGAGAATCACTAGTCCAATCCGTCTTTCAAACCCCTCCTTTTGATCATCCCGGCCTTTATAAAAGAGGAGAAAAAGAATATGAGCTTGTCATCGTTGGCCAAGCCTGGGCGTTTAATCCAGCCGATATAGAAATTCCCTTAAATTCCACGGTAAGAATTAAGGCTACCTCCCTGGACTTGCAGCATGGCTTTTATATAGCTTCCACCCCGGTCAACATCATGCTGATTCCTGGGGAAATCACAGTTTTCGAGTATAAATTTAAAAAAGCTGGAAGCTATCGAATCATTTGTAATGAATACTGCGGGATGCTTCACCACGCAATGACAGGAACTATTACAGTTAAATAG
- a CDS encoding Crp/Fnr family transcriptional regulator, producing the protein MSKEKEEFCLTARSVVIEGVLRRCRIFSGLSLEEIQKLLPCTKLIYLEKDQVLFRERQPVLGFYIMICGSIMVYRLTGEGKEQPIHIFYPPESFAEACLVADGYPADAKALLPSQVLLIAKTELQNLIRCRPEIALRIIGLMSNHLRKLVDKLDSLSWKDAEVRFIQWIFKQSPIDNPPSTFIPLLIPKKILAAELGITSETLSRILAKLTNEQLIRSEPKKIIILAKEKLLKKLEDRFEEASPFNYQ; encoded by the coding sequence ATGAGCAAAGAGAAGGAAGAGTTTTGTTTAACTGCTAGATCAGTTGTTATTGAAGGAGTCTTGAGACGTTGCCGTATATTTTCAGGTCTTTCTCTCGAGGAAATACAGAAACTTCTTCCCTGCACAAAATTGATTTATCTAGAAAAAGACCAGGTACTTTTTAGAGAAAGACAGCCCGTTCTAGGATTCTACATCATGATTTGCGGTTCAATCATGGTCTATAGGCTGACAGGAGAAGGAAAAGAACAACCCATTCATATTTTTTATCCTCCAGAATCTTTTGCAGAAGCTTGTCTTGTTGCAGACGGCTATCCTGCCGATGCAAAAGCTCTTTTACCGAGTCAAGTTTTATTGATTGCTAAAACAGAGCTTCAGAACCTGATCCGTTGTCGGCCTGAAATCGCCTTACGCATCATTGGTTTGATGAGCAATCACTTACGCAAACTCGTTGATAAACTAGATAGTCTTTCATGGAAAGATGCCGAGGTAAGGTTTATTCAATGGATTTTTAAACAGTCTCCAATTGATAATCCCCCTTCGACTTTCATCCCTCTTTTGATCCCCAAGAAAATCCTGGCCGCAGAGCTGGGTATAACTTCTGAAACTCTTTCTCGGATTCTTGCTAAACTGACCAATGAACAATTAATTCGGAGCGAACCTAAAAAAATTATCATTTTAGCAAAAGAGAAGCTCTTAAAGAAGTTGGAAGATCGGTTTGAGGAGGCTTCTCCGTTTAATTATCAATAA
- a CDS encoding L,D-transpeptidase, with protein sequence MKKILQILLFLSSCLHFNISLKAISFDDFLDFFEKDNKNNYNKGVISVKVSLNNQALYVLEGNKVILASHVCTGKRDSTPTGYFKVLDKQMHKRSSSYGFWVKEGKYIPSDVSGCPGPGWRYVGYPMPYAVEFSPGYYIHQGYVWPVPRSHGCIRLEWKEAERFYKLVDRGTPISIKKTQPEDKKAGKRLKQPKSYKKPDPSPSLLVSERAFNPY encoded by the coding sequence ATGAAAAAAATTTTACAGATCCTTCTCTTTTTGAGTAGCTGCCTCCATTTCAATATTTCTTTGAAAGCTATTTCCTTTGATGACTTTTTAGACTTTTTTGAGAAGGATAATAAGAATAATTACAATAAAGGTGTAATATCTGTTAAGGTATCGCTGAACAACCAAGCTCTTTATGTTTTAGAGGGCAATAAGGTTATTCTGGCCTCTCATGTCTGTACAGGAAAAAGGGATTCGACACCCACTGGATATTTCAAAGTTTTAGATAAACAGATGCACAAAAGATCATCTAGTTACGGATTTTGGGTTAAAGAGGGGAAGTACATTCCCTCGGATGTTTCAGGATGTCCGGGTCCAGGATGGAGATATGTAGGCTATCCGATGCCCTATGCCGTGGAGTTTTCTCCTGGTTATTATATTCATCAAGGCTATGTTTGGCCAGTACCAAGAAGCCATGGTTGTATCCGGCTGGAATGGAAAGAAGCAGAAAGGTTCTATAAGCTAGTCGATAGGGGAACTCCTATTTCGATCAAAAAAACACAACCCGAAGACAAAAAAGCAGGCAAAAGACTCAAGCAACCCAAAAGCTATAAAAAACCTGATCCCTCTCCTTCTCTTTTGGTATCAGAAAGAGCCTTTAATCCCTATTAA
- a CDS encoding MMPL family transporter: MKKNLENFLAWVLKKTCLHCRIVILFFLVLTAFSLWILSTRFKVINDTNALIRKDSPIHKYYLEYRKEFGVAEDYVVVIHGADPDENKKAALQVGEKLRKLYPLVQNVRDKLDLSKLEPHLLLYLPVEDLKKIESEIDGYVKTLKQEPEIKLDLNTILNQANAKFQESYLRKHENWKEFIPFIDKFVAILNQLADQLEQNPTSHVRMQKTSLKLQDKEMSNFRIEDIRAILEDHEFLSFEDGKLVLVTASPGKGASEGQKRTETIKKIREIVSDIGMEYPSLSIGLTGEPVLEDDQLQESSKDSLNSALLAFSLVSILFFISYREILRPAIGLVVLAMSLCWALAFPMITIGHLNIISEAFVAMVIGMGIDFGIQFMSRYEEEISGGKTILEALKTTSRHTGAAIFTGGCTTAIAFFTMCFNDFIGLQEFGIVAGFGILFCLLSSLTLLPALYFWIDSKIGLDRIRQSTIKTTWTAPKWVNTVLFFSPRGMLVLATAASLFFIFMIPKVGFDYNLLNLQNQNLDCVQWELELLNSPSRGMISALSVADNEEEAKKKAKAFEALPSVAEVRTLTTILPEHQEEKLQIVRQIVDKLKDVPLDSSKKEVNAERLKNDIDDLLQKSEEGYKTAQKFVAIAPQAKEAVDIFSKLIPALSRIQKQMKKLPKAELNKRLSRAQFEIFGTMESGLLWLRSQDTSRGVILEDLPKEVLERFLSPHGKILIEIVPKENVWERKADVQFVHDIRKVDPKVTGTPVQNYEYIELLRKSYTEAAQWAFVAIVILIVLRFQNLLHSLLALFPLVLAAIWTLGWMGYFGIPFNPANIITLPLAIGAGVAYGIYTVDRFSEDGNAQLFSTSTGKAILISGLTAVIGFASLLISSYQGLYSLGLVMTIAISFCLTTSLIILPQIFYLLNTKKNKTKGLTIPLPAEETLANK, encoded by the coding sequence ATGAAAAAAAATTTAGAAAACTTTTTGGCATGGGTCTTAAAAAAAACCTGTCTTCATTGCCGGATTGTTATTCTATTTTTCCTTGTCCTAACAGCATTCTCTTTATGGATCCTGTCGACCCGTTTCAAAGTCATTAACGATACCAATGCATTGATACGTAAAGATTCCCCTATCCATAAATATTATCTGGAATACAGAAAAGAGTTTGGAGTTGCTGAAGACTATGTTGTAGTCATTCATGGAGCGGATCCGGATGAGAATAAAAAAGCAGCTCTACAGGTAGGAGAGAAGTTGAGAAAACTCTATCCGCTTGTACAAAATGTAAGGGATAAACTTGATCTTTCAAAACTCGAACCCCATCTTCTGCTTTATCTGCCGGTTGAAGACCTAAAAAAAATCGAATCAGAAATCGATGGCTATGTAAAAACCCTTAAGCAAGAACCTGAAATAAAACTAGATCTCAATACCATCTTAAACCAAGCGAATGCAAAGTTTCAAGAATCTTACCTCCGTAAACACGAAAATTGGAAAGAGTTTATCCCCTTTATCGATAAATTTGTCGCCATCCTTAATCAACTGGCTGACCAACTGGAGCAGAACCCCACTTCTCATGTCAGAATGCAAAAGACCTCCCTCAAACTTCAGGATAAGGAGATGTCAAATTTTAGGATAGAGGATATCCGAGCGATCTTGGAGGATCATGAATTTCTTTCCTTTGAAGATGGCAAGCTTGTATTGGTGACGGCCTCTCCTGGAAAGGGAGCAAGCGAAGGGCAGAAAAGAACTGAAACAATAAAAAAGATTCGAGAAATTGTCTCAGATATTGGCATGGAATATCCTTCCCTTTCCATCGGATTAACCGGGGAACCTGTACTTGAAGATGACCAACTCCAGGAAAGTTCAAAGGATAGCTTAAACTCAGCCCTTCTTGCTTTTAGCCTTGTCAGTATCCTCTTTTTTATCAGTTATCGTGAAATACTACGTCCGGCCATTGGTTTGGTAGTACTAGCGATGTCACTTTGTTGGGCCTTGGCTTTTCCAATGATCACCATTGGTCATCTGAATATCATTTCTGAAGCTTTCGTAGCCATGGTTATTGGAATGGGTATCGATTTTGGTATCCAGTTCATGAGTAGATATGAGGAAGAAATTTCAGGAGGAAAAACCATTCTTGAAGCCTTAAAAACCACATCCCGACACACCGGTGCTGCAATTTTTACAGGGGGATGCACTACGGCCATTGCCTTTTTCACGATGTGTTTTAATGATTTTATCGGCCTACAAGAATTTGGTATCGTGGCCGGTTTTGGAATTCTTTTCTGTCTCCTTAGTAGTTTAACTTTGCTGCCCGCACTATATTTTTGGATCGATTCAAAAATTGGACTCGATAGAATTAGACAATCTACAATAAAGACGACATGGACAGCCCCCAAATGGGTTAACACAGTTTTATTTTTTTCACCTCGAGGAATGCTAGTTTTGGCAACAGCAGCTAGCCTCTTTTTCATTTTCATGATCCCTAAAGTGGGATTTGATTACAATCTGTTGAACCTGCAGAATCAAAATCTTGATTGTGTGCAATGGGAACTGGAACTACTCAATTCACCTTCTCGAGGAATGATCTCTGCACTATCCGTTGCCGATAACGAAGAAGAAGCAAAAAAAAAGGCCAAAGCTTTTGAAGCCCTTCCCTCTGTTGCTGAAGTAAGAACACTCACGACCATTTTGCCTGAACACCAAGAAGAAAAATTACAAATTGTTAGACAAATTGTAGATAAGCTTAAAGATGTCCCTCTAGATTCTTCTAAAAAGGAAGTCAACGCCGAAAGACTAAAAAATGATATAGATGACCTTCTCCAGAAATCTGAGGAAGGATACAAAACAGCACAAAAATTTGTAGCCATAGCCCCTCAAGCTAAAGAAGCAGTAGATATTTTTTCGAAGCTTATTCCCGCCTTAAGCCGAATTCAGAAACAGATGAAAAAACTGCCCAAGGCGGAGTTGAATAAACGGTTAAGTAGGGCGCAGTTTGAGATTTTTGGAACAATGGAAAGTGGTCTTCTCTGGTTAAGATCCCAGGATACATCAAGAGGGGTTATCCTTGAAGACTTGCCTAAGGAAGTTCTTGAAAGATTTCTTTCCCCCCATGGAAAAATCCTCATAGAGATTGTTCCCAAAGAAAACGTTTGGGAAAGAAAAGCCGATGTCCAATTTGTTCACGACATTCGTAAAGTCGATCCCAAGGTTACAGGCACACCGGTGCAAAACTACGAATATATAGAACTTTTAAGAAAAAGTTACACAGAAGCTGCTCAATGGGCTTTTGTCGCCATTGTGATCCTTATTGTTTTGAGATTTCAAAATCTTTTGCATTCTCTTCTTGCCCTATTTCCCCTTGTTCTGGCTGCAATATGGACCTTGGGATGGATGGGATATTTTGGCATCCCTTTTAACCCAGCTAATATCATTACCTTACCTTTGGCTATTGGAGCAGGAGTCGCCTATGGGATCTATACAGTGGATAGATTTAGCGAGGATGGCAATGCCCAGCTGTTTTCTACAAGTACAGGTAAAGCAATACTGATTTCTGGACTTACGGCGGTTATCGGTTTTGCTTCCTTGCTAATAAGCTCCTATCAAGGACTATACAGCTTAGGGCTAGTTATGACTATTGCCATCAGTTTTTGTTTAACCACAAGCCTCATTATCTTACCCCAAATATTTTATCTTTTAAATACAAAGAAAAACAAAACCAAGGGATTAACTATTCCCCTTCCTGCTGAAGAGACATTGGCCAATAAGTAA
- a CDS encoding HNH endonuclease produces MQLSSRNILDSSVLILNRLWQAVNWCTARRAFNLLYCGHAYVVHKNKDDFYTLDFFEWKEHSQGYNGHDVVHTVSFKIRVPKVILLLFFEKVPMKEVKFTRHNVFERDGYFCQYCGEKYDTAYLNLDHVIPKERGGKTTWENVVCSCIRCNSKKGNRTPQEAGMKLLKKPKKPKWRPLFISGKFPIDESWERFLDINRWEVNITE; encoded by the coding sequence TTGCAACTAAGCTCAAGAAACATTTTAGACTCCAGTGTTCTGATTTTAAATCGGCTGTGGCAGGCAGTTAATTGGTGCACAGCAAGGAGAGCTTTTAATCTTCTTTATTGTGGTCATGCCTACGTTGTTCATAAAAACAAAGATGATTTTTATACTTTAGATTTTTTCGAATGGAAAGAACATTCTCAAGGATACAATGGGCATGATGTCGTTCATACGGTATCCTTTAAAATAAGAGTGCCCAAGGTTATCCTGCTTCTGTTTTTCGAAAAAGTGCCAATGAAGGAAGTTAAATTTACACGGCATAATGTTTTTGAAAGGGATGGTTATTTTTGCCAATATTGTGGAGAAAAATATGATACCGCTTATCTGAACTTAGATCATGTTATTCCGAAGGAGAGGGGAGGCAAAACCACATGGGAAAATGTCGTTTGTTCCTGTATTAGGTGTAACAGTAAAAAAGGCAACCGTACACCTCAAGAAGCGGGGATGAAACTTCTGAAAAAACCCAAAAAACCGAAGTGGCGTCCTTTATTTATTTCAGGAAAATTTCCTATCGACGAATCCTGGGAAAGGTTTTTAGATATTAATCGTTGGGAAGTCAATATTACGGAATAG
- a CDS encoding globin domain-containing protein, producing the protein MFTQEFHRSCCCSKNASSNRRNDHVCEPRVDFVFPEVRFPSRRVFEVAGEKLLRELVHRHHENLLKSQIFYLFPTDKEAMEKLVKRSADFVVEMCGGPDYYTSTRGEPRMRSRHFSVTIDEKAREIWLACYKYALKEVAFPFSVLEEFWQWIESFSIRMINRRTTLEPPRRVYFDEIKNFFTP; encoded by the coding sequence ATGTTTACTCAAGAATTCCATCGGTCTTGCTGCTGTAGCAAAAATGCTAGCTCTAACCGCAGAAATGATCATGTATGTGAACCACGAGTAGATTTCGTTTTTCCAGAGGTAAGATTTCCTTCGAGAAGAGTTTTTGAAGTTGCGGGCGAAAAGCTCCTTCGAGAACTTGTTCATAGACATCACGAAAATTTATTAAAAAGCCAGATTTTTTATCTTTTTCCAACCGATAAAGAAGCCATGGAAAAATTGGTCAAACGTTCGGCTGATTTCGTAGTGGAGATGTGTGGAGGACCCGATTACTATACTTCTACTCGAGGAGAACCAAGAATGCGTTCCCGCCATTTTTCAGTTACAATAGATGAAAAAGCAAGAGAAATATGGCTTGCTTGCTATAAGTACGCACTTAAGGAAGTGGCCTTTCCCTTTTCAGTTCTTGAAGAGTTCTGGCAATGGATCGAGTCTTTTTCCATTCGAATGATCAATAGAAGGACGACCCTTGAGCCTCCTCGACGAGTTTATTTTGACGAAATTAAAAATTTCTTTACTCCCTAA
- the purM gene encoding phosphoribosylformylglycinamidine cyclo-ligase, with protein sequence MNLYSKAGVDINAAQDFKSKIPSIISPSRRPEVIGNIGGFGGLFSAFFPHLRHPVLVSSIDGVGTKLIVGQMANRLESLGEDLVNHCVNDIGSLGADPLFFLDYIGCGKLDSSRFLPILQGMAKACQKAGCALLGGETAQMPGLYKEKDFDLVGAIVGVVDKENIIDGKTIRANDLIIGLPSSGLHTNGYSLVRKLLFEQNRFDLWDIPQGLNRPLAEELLEVHKSYLKEIQLLRGLLPIKGIAHITGGGFLENIPRILPHDVDAIIYTNRWPIPALFSFLTKLGSLSIEERYTVFNMGIGLCLVIAPEYKEQCLKHIDGYLIGNIIPGNGKVHLQ encoded by the coding sequence ATGAATCTCTATTCCAAAGCAGGGGTTGATATTAACGCGGCCCAAGATTTTAAATCGAAGATCCCTTCAATTATCTCACCTTCTAGGAGGCCTGAAGTAATCGGAAATATTGGTGGCTTTGGTGGGCTTTTCTCAGCTTTTTTTCCTCATCTTCGACATCCAGTGCTTGTTTCTAGTATTGATGGAGTGGGCACAAAACTCATTGTGGGACAGATGGCAAACCGCCTGGAAAGTCTTGGAGAAGACCTTGTCAATCATTGCGTGAACGATATCGGCTCGCTGGGAGCTGATCCTCTGTTTTTCCTTGATTACATTGGTTGTGGCAAACTTGATTCCTCCCGTTTTCTCCCAATTTTGCAAGGCATGGCTAAGGCTTGTCAAAAGGCTGGATGTGCTCTTTTGGGGGGTGAAACCGCTCAGATGCCTGGTCTATATAAAGAAAAGGATTTTGATCTTGTTGGAGCCATTGTGGGGGTAGTAGATAAAGAAAACATCATTGATGGAAAGACGATCAGAGCTAATGATCTAATTATAGGGCTTCCTTCTTCGGGTTTGCATACAAATGGCTATTCTCTGGTCAGAAAGCTTCTTTTTGAACAAAATCGATTTGATCTCTGGGATATTCCTCAAGGCTTAAATCGACCACTTGCTGAAGAACTTCTTGAAGTCCACAAAAGCTATCTTAAAGAGATACAGCTTCTCAGAGGGTTACTCCCAATAAAAGGAATCGCCCACATAACGGGGGGAGGCTTCCTTGAAAATATACCCCGTATCCTTCCCCATGATGTCGATGCTATTATCTATACAAATAGATGGCCGATTCCTGCTCTATTTAGCTTTTTGACAAAGCTTGGCTCTCTGTCTATTGAAGAGAGATATACTGTTTTCAACATGGGCATTGGGCTTTGCCTTGTCATTGCACCCGAATATAAAGAACAGTGTCTTAAACATATCGATGGCTACTTGATTGGGAATATTATACCAGGAAATGGGAAAGTCCATTTGCAATAA
- the purF gene encoding amidophosphoribosyltransferase, translating to MKNARPREECGVFAVYGHTNAAELTYYGLYALQHRGQESAGIASFNPLKLHFEVFRGMGLVSQVFDTHTLSSLQGTMSIGHVRYSTTGSSTLLNAQPIVVSCSKGDLALAHNGNIVNAASIRRELENKGSIFQTTSDSEVILHLMAQPTKEDILGSFINALKKVKGAFSCVLLTRKGIMAARDPFGFRPLCLGKIENGYVISSETCAFDLIHAEYLRDIEPGEIISIGEDGLHSYSLNEAEHRKAFCIFEYVYFARPDSNISGLNVSKARIQMGRELAKLYPVDADIVVPVPDSGNYAALGYSEQSAIPYYPAFVRNHYIGRTFIQPTQLIRDFSVRIKLNLIQQAIKGKRVIVVDDSIVRGTTARARVVNLREAGAKEVHIRVSCPPHRFPCHYGIDFPNPKSLLANQLAPEDICKYLGADSIGYLSYEAMIKACSEAHTDFCTACFTGNYPVDFDPNLDKLILERRSFLENFS from the coding sequence GTGAAAAATGCTAGACCTAGAGAAGAATGTGGAGTCTTTGCCGTATATGGTCATACCAATGCGGCAGAACTAACCTACTATGGTTTATATGCCTTGCAACATAGAGGACAAGAAAGTGCAGGTATCGCAAGTTTTAACCCCCTGAAGCTTCATTTTGAAGTTTTTCGTGGGATGGGGCTAGTCTCTCAAGTCTTCGATACGCATACTTTATCTTCTCTCCAAGGGACCATGTCTATTGGTCATGTTCGCTATTCAACCACCGGTTCGAGCACGCTTCTTAATGCTCAACCCATTGTTGTTTCCTGTTCAAAAGGCGATCTTGCATTGGCTCATAACGGCAATATAGTCAACGCAGCTTCAATTCGAAGGGAACTCGAAAACAAGGGTTCTATTTTTCAAACGACATCAGATTCAGAGGTGATACTGCACCTCATGGCTCAACCCACAAAAGAAGATATTCTAGGTAGCTTTATCAATGCACTTAAAAAAGTCAAAGGAGCTTTTTCCTGTGTCCTTTTAACTCGCAAAGGCATAATGGCTGCTCGAGATCCTTTTGGGTTTCGTCCCCTTTGCCTTGGAAAAATCGAAAACGGTTATGTGATATCCAGTGAAACTTGTGCTTTTGATCTCATACATGCCGAATACCTAAGAGATATCGAGCCTGGGGAAATTATATCTATCGGAGAAGATGGGCTTCACTCTTATTCTTTAAACGAAGCTGAGCATAGAAAAGCCTTCTGTATTTTCGAATATGTTTATTTCGCCCGACCTGATAGCAATATCTCAGGTCTTAATGTCAGTAAAGCCCGTATACAGATGGGCCGAGAACTAGCAAAACTTTACCCCGTTGATGCCGATATTGTAGTTCCAGTCCCCGATTCGGGTAATTATGCCGCTCTTGGTTACTCAGAACAATCAGCCATCCCCTATTACCCTGCCTTTGTGCGCAACCATTATATTGGAAGAACATTTATTCAACCCACTCAGCTCATTCGAGACTTTAGTGTCCGTATAAAGCTTAATCTTATCCAGCAAGCCATAAAAGGCAAAAGGGTTATTGTCGTGGATGATTCGATTGTCAGAGGAACTACGGCTCGAGCCAGAGTGGTTAATCTTAGAGAAGCAGGAGCTAAAGAAGTTCATATTAGAGTAAGCTGCCCTCCTCACCGTTTCCCTTGTCATTACGGTATAGACTTTCCTAACCCCAAAAGTCTTTTAGCCAATCAGCTAGCTCCCGAAGATATTTGTAAATATCTTGGAGCAGATTCGATCGGTTATCTTTCCTATGAAGCCATGATAAAAGCTTGTTCTGAAGCTCATACAGATTTTTGCACCGCTTGTTTTACGGGTAACTATCCCGTAGATTTTGATCCCAATCTAGACAAATTGATACTCGAACGACGCTCTTTCTTAGAAAACTTTTCATGA